The following are encoded in a window of Paenibacillaceae bacterium GAS479 genomic DNA:
- a CDS encoding sulfate transport system substrate-binding protein, with amino-acid sequence MTQKKTSSLKLPVLLLTTSLVLGLAACGSGNSNSNNGGSGSTNTPAENTGANAANNANTGTEATTAPKEPVELLNVSYDPTRELYVSFNAAFAKYWKEKTDQEVTIKQSHGGSGKQSLSVIGGLKADVVTLALGYDIDAIAERGLINKDWKSKFQSNSAPYTSTIVFLVRKGNPKGIKDWNDLVKPDVEVITPNPATSGGARWNYLAAWGYAQKQDGGDETKTKEFMKQLFQNVPVLDSGARGSTTTFTERGIGDVLLAWENEAFLSQKELGDKFEIVYPSLSILAEPPVAVVDKVVDDKGTREVAEEYLKYLYTEEGQRIAADNFYRPINPDIAAQYKDKFKELELLQIDKDFGGWAEAQKKHFAEGGTFDEIYKPGSK; translated from the coding sequence ATGACACAGAAAAAAACCAGCTCTCTGAAGCTGCCTGTTCTGCTTCTCACCACTTCGCTCGTTCTTGGTCTGGCAGCCTGCGGCTCCGGAAACAGCAACTCAAACAATGGTGGATCTGGCAGTACGAATACTCCGGCAGAAAATACAGGGGCAAACGCGGCCAACAATGCCAATACAGGCACTGAAGCCACCACGGCACCCAAAGAGCCAGTCGAGCTGCTTAACGTATCCTATGACCCGACACGCGAACTGTACGTTTCATTCAATGCCGCTTTTGCGAAGTACTGGAAGGAAAAAACCGATCAGGAAGTGACGATCAAGCAGTCGCATGGCGGTTCCGGCAAACAGTCGCTGTCTGTGATCGGTGGCCTGAAGGCCGACGTAGTAACGCTGGCTCTTGGTTACGACATCGATGCGATAGCCGAGCGTGGGCTCATAAACAAGGACTGGAAGTCCAAGTTCCAGTCCAATAGCGCTCCTTACACGTCTACGATCGTATTCCTCGTCCGTAAAGGCAATCCAAAAGGCATTAAAGATTGGAACGATCTCGTAAAGCCTGACGTCGAGGTTATTACGCCGAACCCGGCAACATCCGGCGGCGCACGCTGGAACTACTTGGCGGCATGGGGATATGCGCAGAAGCAGGATGGCGGAGACGAGACCAAAACGAAGGAGTTCATGAAACAACTATTCCAAAACGTACCGGTGCTTGATTCCGGAGCCCGTGGGTCAACAACGACGTTCACTGAGCGCGGCATCGGCGACGTGCTTCTAGCCTGGGAGAACGAGGCGTTCCTATCTCAGAAAGAGCTTGGAGATAAATTCGAGATCGTGTACCCATCGCTGAGCATTTTGGCGGAGCCACCGGTAGCGGTCGTGGATAAAGTTGTGGATGACAAGGGCACTCGCGAAGTAGCCGAGGAGTATTTGAAGTATCTGTACACCGAGGAAGGGCAGAGGATCGCTGCTGATAATTTTTATCGTCCGATAAACCCTGACATCGCTGCTCAGTACAAGGATAAATTCAAAGAGCTAGAGCTGCTGCAGATTGATAAAGACTTTGGCGGCTGGGCGGAAGCACAGAAGAAACACTTTGCCGAGGGCGGAACGTTTGATGAAATCTATAAGCCGGGTTCTAAATAA
- a CDS encoding sulfate transport system permease protein — MKGSRTRSVLPGFGLTMGITVFYLGIIVLIPLSCVILKTMELSPGEFWSTVTAPRVVASYRISLLTSLAAALVNVVFGLIVAWVLVRYNFPGRRFLDSLVDLPFALPTAVAGIALTAIYAPNGWIGQWLEPLGIKVAFTPLGITIALIFIGLPFIVRTVQPVLQDLDKEMEEAAVMLGAGRWRTVLRVVLPELTPALLTGFALAFARGIGEYGSVVFISGNMPMKTEIAPLLIMTRLESFELEQATAIAVMLLLMSFAMLLLINYIQWRAGKRALAE, encoded by the coding sequence ATGAAAGGTTCCCGGACTCGCAGTGTTTTGCCTGGCTTTGGCCTCACAATGGGCATCACGGTGTTCTACCTTGGCATTATCGTGCTTATCCCGCTATCCTGCGTCATCCTGAAAACGATGGAGCTCAGCCCGGGGGAGTTCTGGTCAACCGTGACCGCTCCCCGGGTTGTGGCCTCTTATCGGATCAGTTTGCTGACCTCGCTTGCCGCTGCGCTGGTCAATGTCGTGTTCGGCCTCATTGTTGCCTGGGTGCTGGTACGGTACAACTTCCCCGGCAGGCGGTTTCTCGACAGCCTCGTTGATCTGCCCTTCGCGCTGCCGACAGCAGTTGCGGGCATTGCCCTGACAGCGATCTATGCACCGAACGGCTGGATTGGCCAGTGGCTGGAGCCGCTCGGCATTAAGGTCGCGTTCACTCCGCTTGGTATTACAATCGCGCTTATATTTATCGGTCTTCCCTTCATCGTTCGGACGGTGCAGCCGGTGCTGCAGGATCTGGACAAAGAAATGGAGGAGGCAGCCGTCATGCTCGGCGCAGGCCGCTGGCGCACGGTGCTTCGCGTTGTGCTACCAGAGCTGACTCCCGCTCTGCTGACCGGTTTTGCTCTTGCTTTTGCGCGAGGAATCGGCGAGTATGGCTCGGTCGTGTTTATTTCCGGCAATATGCCGATGAAAACGGAGATCGCTCCACTGCTCATTATGACCCGTCTGGAGTCATTCGAGCTTGAACAAGCGACGGCTATAGCGGTTATGCTGTTGCTGATGTCTTTTGCCATGCTGCTTCTCATCAACTACATCCAGTGGCGCGCCGGCAAGCGCGCTCTGGCGGAATAG